aaaagcaacattaaaaatatgtattattaatttatttttaattaagaataatatttacaaCACTAGTATATATTTCATGTGTGAAAGATTTGTTCATCAATTAAAAATAGTACCAATCAAAACAATATAACAAGGAATTATAGGAAAATTGGAAATTAGTACGTACCCTGTTGACGAATCGAAAGCAAGTCCTACGGTATATTTAACTTCTTCAAGTGCCAAGCTGAATCTCTGAAGCTCCTCCACCGAACAAGTTCCGTTGTCCTTCACCAATAGCTGGGATGGTTTTACGTCCCAAAATATGGGTATAACTCTTTTCTTGGATTCCATGATCAGAGCCAATTCATAGAGACAAAACTTGGACTCACAATATCGGGGCGAGAACACAGCAACGCCAACCTTACAATTTCGGATAGCGATATCGATCTGGTCGAACAGTTTGTCCCCAGGTTTCATGTTTCGACTGTCGAGGAAAGGCCTAAGCCTCAACCTGAAAAGGTGGTCGTAGAGCAACCCGGCAAGAGTTTTCCTCGTATCATCTCCCCGGTGGTTTAAGAACACAGCGCATGATGGGCTTGGTATTGTTCGGATTGGGTTCCGACCGCCGGGATTAAGGAATTTACGAGCAAAGTTCTTGGACAAATTAGCTGGTGAACGTTGCATggcttctccaagaagctagcTCTAGCTATTATTGGTATTGAcgtgtttccaaacaaataaaaagattctatattttgtgttgaatttCAAATCGGGTTTATaggtgtacatatatatatatatgtatagctCTGTTCATATTTTCCATGCATACTTCCTAGAATATCCACGGAAATGCTGATGGAAATTTCCATCGATCTCATGGTATATGCCCCTAAACTGAGCATAATCAGGTTCAACTATTAATTAGATACAAGGTTGTAACAGggctcattaattaattttgttgagaaaagaaaggaaatagcATCATGCAATATtgtgtacgtatatatatcAATGGAAAGTTACAAACCACTTCTCACTACATTTAGAGTAACTTCGAGTGGCGTGCGCGCGTACTGATGCCATTGAGTTTTGAAGTAATATTGATATATCttagattttatgaaattacttcTCAATGCTTGACTTGCTGAGATGTATGAAATGCACTGCATGCAGCATGTGTTCATCATGTAACATGTTCAATTTTGTTCAATCTGAATGTCCAATATCATGAGAATAATTACCTTGTAGCTAACAAGGACTTACGGTGAACACGATGACCCATGCCAGTACGTCAGCAGTGCTCAATACATACATACCTACCTAcctaccaatatatatatatatatatatatatgtgtgtgtgtgtgtgtgtgtatataatgaTTCATCAGAGATTCCATGGAAAACAAAagcatgaataaaatatttcaagcaCGGACGCCGTGTGATCGAGGGCATGCAATATCTCTCGTACTTCACCAACAATATTACAGTACtctacaataataatattttatgattccTTTGTGGAAAAGTAAAATTTgttagagaatatatatatatatttatatatatatatatataaatgtatataggGTAGAGCATTCAGATCatgtcataaaaataaaacaaacaaagcagTGAATAATTAGCTAGAGCAGTAATCAGTACGTACGTAGTGCCGCCAACCGATTGCTGTGCGTCTATACTAAACAAATTTAATTTGCTTTAAATTGAGATCATCGTCTGTGCATTATTCTTCCCAAGAAACAATATATGCACGGTTTGTATTGTCGAAGCCGTTTTAATTGGAAAGACAATAATATattcaagaaaattgtttaattgtaataaattattttttataaaaataattatttcatatcaaaataaatttattttcgtcgtaaatagtcatttttatattaaataatctatcacaaatacttattttaatttcttatagtgtttgTTTACTGAGATATGAGGTAATTAATCAGGtgcttaaatttcttttcatatatataaataaaaaatggttaaatatttgtaatttccTGCGCATTTATATACATGCAGACACGAGGCCGTTTTTCTTCCATTCAGCAAAAGTACGAATAAGAGTGCATGCAAAAGCTGCGATCGACCAGCTCTAAAAAATTCTGGATCAATATTAGCCCATGCATATAAACCAAATATATAGCTATAGATTGCTGGCCGTTGTTGCACGCTGCATAGAGGTGCTTAATCCAGTAGTTGTGCTTAATCCAGTAGTACTATGGCTGCTCGCTCAATTCGAACTCGCTAAACCTCTCTATGCCCAAAATACTTTAATTCCTTCTCTGATAGACAGATTAATTCCCCGACTAGCAtgcgtgcatatatatataggatataaTATAAAAGCTGAAGATCTTTCgtccagctagctagctcttgaTCACCCTCTCTCCCCAcatgatattaaattataattaattcgGTTCCACCaaagtgcatgcatgcaacatTCCTTCTTCTTAATTAAGCCTTCAATATATAGATCACTTCACTACAAATTAATGCCACAAGTACAAATTATTAACATGATGCACGCAACTTTTCTCGGTACTGCATGGGGACTAAACCCGACATAAAACTAGACTTCTGTAAGCACTCATGAATGAGAGATACGCAATTGAATTTTCCTTTGCAGACAATATGCAGAACTGCAGATTATATGCAGTCCTCAAATTTGAGATGAGAGATGATATTTCCCTTATAACATCGTGATTGGAATTTTTACAGCTCGCTCATGTCATGATATGTTTCAAAAGGCCGGAGATCAATTACTTCCTGGCTAGAACAAAAACATAAGGCAACATCGAGTTTGATAACAATAAAGTATCAAACTATAGGTATCATTAGCCTGatcattatcatatatataaggTATTAATGAACCTCTTAACGATGCTACACTAGGCTAGGCAATGGAGGAAAGATTTCGCATAAGCTTACGGAGCTTGGAAAGCGCGCGGTTTCCATTTTTAGCCCACACAAGTTAAGTTGTAAAGGTGGTTAATTTAATTTGGAGAGAGATCATCTTATTCAAttgcagtatatatatatattttaattgtcaAAACATGAgccaaaaaaagagaaaaataatttaacgaTCCTTAGAAATTAACTTGGGTTTGTCACAAATTGAAAGGTCTACAAGGATGTGCACACAGTACTGTAAATGAATCGTACGTGTAAAAGGTTTGATTACAAATGAATACATGAATTTACAACTTGGAATACAAATAATTACAGAAACTACTTCATCCAGCTTCTTTATTGTCAGAAGTACTTTATACTTGCACATGATGTCAACTTATAACCTTATTGATCATCAGCATTGATACGCAAATTTTTGTGTCCTTCGACCCTTATAACCTGTTTTAATGACTCGCATACCTAATTACAAACCTTTTTGAACGCATATTTATAATAAGATGTTACAACATGGGGACAAAAAATCAACAATATTAAGcaattttaatgttatattttgatttttagtttagtttTCTATCAACAGGATAGTTAATTGCTTTGATCGATCCCATGATTTGCTTATAATGAGAATCGATCTCTTGATCATCAATAGCTCATTTTGTTATTAGAAGTGAGTTGCACTTCAGCACACGTTGTTTAGGACTCTTGATGATCTCCAATCCTTCCCGGTCTACCTCGATCAAATTCTCTATGATTGCATCTGAAGCACTTTCTAGGAACTCTGACCAATTCCTGAAAACCGAAAAAAGAACAAGATAGTTAGAGGTATTACATCAAccaaataacaaaatatgcgAAATATACGTTCACTGATTTAAAAAGTAGTAGAGATTATGAAAGATTATATACGTACCCTTTTGACGTATCAAAGGTAAGTCCAACTGTATATTTAGCTTCTTCGAGTGCCATTCTGAATCCCTCAATCTCCTTCTCAGGGATGGGAGATCCATTGTCCTCAAATCGAAGCTGAGACGGTTTGACGTCACAAAAGATGGGAATGACTCTTTTCTTGTATTCCATCATACGAGCCAGTTCTCGGAGACAAAAATAGGACTCACAATACCTGGGCGAGAACACTGCAACACCAACCTTACAGTCTCGAACAGCAGTATCAATCTTTTCAAACAACCTGTCCCCAGGTTTCAAGTTTCGACAGTCGAGGAAAGGCCTGAGCCTCAGCCTGAAAAGGTGGTCGTAAAGTAACCCGGCAAGGTTTCTCCTCGTATCTATCCCCCGGTGGCTTATGAACACCTCGT
This genomic interval from Juglans regia cultivar Chandler chromosome 3, Walnut 2.0, whole genome shotgun sequence contains the following:
- the LOC109016890 gene encoding TMV resistance protein N-like, translated to MQRSPANLSKNFARKFLNPGGRNPIRTIPSPSCAVFLNHRGDDTRKTLAGLLYDHLFRLRLRPFLDSRNMKPGDKLFDQIDIAIRNCKVGVAVFSPRYCESKFCLYELALIMESKKRVIPIFWDVKPSQLLVKDNGTCSVEELQRFSLALEEVKYTVGLAFDSSTGDWSEFLRRASHAIIENLLELERRAWLVILESINAHEDDVNAFFAGFDAFVFTSSADGTIKVWRRELQNQALPGSGFVETGKCDDSVSRKQIVSRCIMQILRCAGEILGMQEEVE
- the LOC108980513 gene encoding TIR domain-containing protein-like, giving the protein MQRSLALSKSYVRPWNQIQKLPRSSHEVFISHRGIDTRRNLAGLLYDHLFRLRLRPFLDCRNLKPGDRLFEKIDTAVRDCKVGVAVFSPRYCESYFCLRELARMMEYKKRVIPIFCDVKPSQLRFEDNGSPIPEKEIEGFRMALEEAKYTVGLTFDTSKGNWSEFLESASDAIIENLIEVDREGLEIIKSPKQRVLKCNSLLITK